A genomic window from Maridesulfovibrio sp. includes:
- a CDS encoding glutamine synthetase III: MSSNTSRQGAITAVTNYSTPEASFSFAESKPTELFGCNVFNDNVMKERLPKKVYKSLKKTIEEGAAIDPSIADTVANAMKEWALEKGATHYTHVFYPLTGLTAEKHDSFISPDGKGNCIAEFEGKLLIQGEPDASSFPNGGLRATFEARGYTAWDVTSPAYILENPNGTFLCIPTAFISWTGEALDKKTPLLKATQVVNKSAQRILKIFGDNSGNRVVSNAGPEQEYFLVDRNFYFARPDLMMAGRTLFGAKPAKGQELDDHYFGAVPRRVLSFMMDVEHELYKLGVPVKTRHNEVAPGQFEIAPVYEQSNIATDHNQMVMTTLKSVAKRHGMACLLHEKPFAGINGSGKHLNYSLSCNGHGSLFDPGDNPTENAQFLIFCAAAIRAVHIHSKLLRAVVATASNDHRLGANEAPPAIMSIFLGDQLSEIFNKIQEGNSPTPTSSGFLKAGVDTLPPLPRDAGDRNRTSPFAFTGNRFEFRAVGSNLSIAGPQVALNTMMAESLDYIADEMEKIMGGDQSKLNDAVNKVIKNIMDTHGQIVFNGDGYSEAWHKEAVEKRGLPNLRTSADAIPEIASPESIEMFTKYGVFTKEELISRKEIYLEQYNQAIITEAALVTKLAKTHILPGAVRYQKELAETCAAMKAIGVEFTTGTLEDVTSKLRGLQNANIELQKIMEAKPEGDVLEEAKYLCCTALPAMLEVRKYADQLEEVVADDLWCLPSYSEMLFIK; this comes from the coding sequence ATGAGTTCAAACACCTCCCGCCAGGGTGCGATCACTGCAGTGACAAACTACTCTACCCCTGAAGCATCCTTCAGCTTTGCCGAATCCAAACCCACCGAACTCTTCGGCTGCAACGTCTTCAACGACAACGTGATGAAGGAGAGACTTCCCAAGAAGGTCTACAAATCTCTGAAAAAAACCATTGAAGAAGGTGCTGCCATCGATCCTTCCATCGCCGATACAGTTGCCAACGCAATGAAAGAATGGGCTTTAGAAAAAGGGGCGACACACTATACTCACGTTTTCTATCCCCTGACCGGCCTTACCGCCGAGAAGCATGACAGCTTCATCTCCCCCGACGGTAAAGGAAATTGTATTGCAGAATTTGAAGGCAAGCTGCTCATTCAGGGGGAACCCGATGCATCCAGCTTCCCCAACGGTGGTCTCCGTGCAACTTTTGAAGCCCGTGGATACACTGCCTGGGACGTAACCAGCCCGGCATACATCCTCGAGAACCCAAACGGAACATTCCTGTGCATTCCTACCGCATTCATCTCCTGGACAGGTGAAGCTCTGGACAAAAAGACTCCCCTGCTCAAGGCTACTCAGGTGGTCAATAAATCTGCACAGCGTATCTTGAAAATATTTGGCGACAATTCAGGCAACCGCGTTGTATCCAATGCCGGTCCCGAACAGGAATACTTCCTCGTAGACCGCAATTTCTACTTCGCTCGTCCTGACCTCATGATGGCAGGCAGAACTCTTTTCGGAGCAAAACCCGCAAAAGGACAGGAACTTGACGACCACTACTTCGGCGCAGTCCCTCGCCGCGTTCTCTCTTTCATGATGGACGTTGAACACGAACTCTACAAACTCGGTGTTCCGGTTAAAACCCGTCATAATGAAGTAGCTCCCGGTCAGTTTGAAATCGCTCCTGTTTACGAACAGTCCAACATTGCTACTGACCATAACCAGATGGTTATGACCACTCTCAAAAGCGTGGCGAAAAGACACGGCATGGCCTGTCTGCTGCACGAAAAACCTTTCGCAGGAATCAACGGATCCGGTAAGCACCTCAACTACTCCCTGAGCTGCAACGGTCACGGTTCCCTTTTTGATCCGGGCGACAACCCCACTGAAAATGCACAGTTCCTTATCTTTTGTGCCGCTGCTATCCGTGCAGTACACATTCACAGTAAGCTCCTGCGTGCAGTGGTTGCCACCGCTTCCAACGACCACCGTCTCGGTGCAAACGAAGCACCTCCGGCAATCATGTCTATCTTCCTCGGCGATCAGCTCTCTGAAATCTTCAATAAGATTCAGGAAGGAAATTCCCCGACCCCGACTTCCAGCGGCTTCCTCAAAGCAGGCGTAGACACACTGCCTCCGCTGCCCAGGGATGCCGGCGACCGTAACCGTACCAGCCCGTTCGCATTCACAGGTAACCGTTTCGAGTTCCGCGCAGTTGGTTCCAACCTTTCCATCGCCGGTCCTCAGGTTGCTCTTAACACCATGATGGCTGAGTCTCTGGATTACATCGCTGATGAAATGGAAAAAATCATGGGCGGCGACCAGTCCAAGCTGAACGATGCAGTAAACAAGGTCATCAAAAACATCATGGACACCCATGGACAGATCGTATTCAATGGCGACGGTTACTCCGAAGCATGGCATAAAGAAGCTGTTGAAAAACGCGGTCTGCCCAACCTGCGCACCTCCGCAGATGCCATTCCCGAAATTGCTTCGCCTGAATCAATTGAAATGTTCACCAAATATGGTGTTTTCACTAAAGAAGAACTCATAAGCCGTAAAGAAATCTACCTCGAGCAGTACAACCAGGCCATTATCACTGAAGCTGCTCTGGTAACCAAGCTCGCCAAAACGCATATTCTGCCCGGCGCAGTCCGCTACCAGAAAGAACTGGCTGAAACATGTGCTGCGATGAAAGCAATCGGTGTAGAATTCACAACCGGTACTCTTGAAGACGTTACCTCCAAGCTCCGTGGCCTGCAGAACGCTAATATTGAACTGCAGAAGATCATGGAAGCCAAACCCGAAGGTGATGTTTTAGAAGAAGCAAAATACCTCTGCTGTACTGCACTTCCCGCAATGCTGGAAGTACGTAAATATGCAGATCAGCTCGAAGAAGTAGTTGCAGATGACCTCTGGTGCCTGCCGAGCTACTCTGAAATGCTGTTCATTAAATAA